Proteins encoded together in one Benincasa hispida cultivar B227 chromosome 1, ASM972705v1, whole genome shotgun sequence window:
- the LOC120085653 gene encoding uncharacterized protein LOC120085653 — MLGTELQFGGIKGEDRFYIPIRARKNYNQQKPSRRPTKTDETESPSCKVLASTIKPSKQLTPQSKSNLERFLEATRPSVPAQYFSKTTMRDWRTCDIEFQPYFILNDLWESFKEWSAYGAGVPLVLNGGDSVIQYYVPYLSGIQIYGEASAMRSDSNFRLVSEDSDLDSSRDTSSNGSIDYEFGKICNFSSEQWAHHHLACENTLKMRKTSLTDEHRTIQKGFSSDDGDAGYPRSGLLFQFLEQDLPYQRVPLADKIFELAYQFPGLKTLRSCDILSASWVSVAWYPIYRIPTGPTLKDLDACFLTYHSLSTSGNGHGLPPVMIYPKDIDDIAKVSLPVFGLASYKLKGSIWGQNGINEHQTANSLMQAADKWLRSLQVIQPDFQFFASHGTYWR; from the exons ATGTTGGGAACTGAGTTGCAGTTTGGGGGAATCAAAGGCGAGGATCGGTTTTATATTCCGATAAGGGCAAGGAAGAATTATAATCAGCAAAAGCCATCAAGAAGACCTACCAAGACCGATGAAACTGAGAGCCCATCGTGTAAAGTTTTGGCTTCTACTATAAAGCCTTCTAAGCAATTGACTCCTCAGTCTAAGAGCAACTTAGAGAGATTCTTGGAGGCTACCAGGCCTTCAGTTCCAGCGCAGTATTTCTCTAAG ACAACTATGAGGGATTGGAGGACTTGTGATATTGAGTTTCAACCTTATTTCATTCTGAATGATCTGTGGGAGTCTTTCAAGGAGTGGAGTGCATATGGCGCTGGAGTTCCTTTAGTACTTAATGGAGGTGACTCTGTTATTCAATATTACGTTCCATATTTGTCTGGTATCCAGATATATGGTGAAGCTTCTGCAATGAGATCAGATTCTAACTTCAG GCTGGTTAGTGAGGACAGTGATCTTGACTCTTCTAGAGATACAAGCAGCAATGGAAGCATTGACTATGAGTTTGGAAAAATCTGTAACTTTTCTAGTGAACAGTGGGCTCATCACCATTTAGCTTGTGAAAACACTCTGAAAATGAGAAAGACGTCTTTAACCGATGAACATAGAACGATACAAAAAGGTTTTTCAAGTGATGATGGGGATGCAGGATATCCTCGGAGTGGTTTGCTCTTTCAGTTTCTTGAGCAAGATCTTCCTTATCAACGTGTACCGTTGGCTGATAAA ATATTTGAACTTGCTTACCAATTTCCTGGTTTGAAAACTTTAAGAAGTTGTGATATCCTGTCAGCCAGTTGGGTCTCTGTAGCATG GTATCCTATTTACCGTATACCCACTGGGCCGACATTAAAAGATTTGGATGCTTGCTTTTTAACATATCATTCCCTTTCCACATCAG GTAATGGACATGGCCTGCCACCGGTAATGATATATCCAAAGGACATTGATGATATCGCAAAGGTCTCCTTGCCTGTTTTTGGATTGGCTTCTTATAAGCTGAAAGGATCGATATGGGGGCAAAATGGCATCAACGAGCATCAAACGGCAAATTCTCTCATGCAGGCAGCAGATAAGTGGCTGAGGAGCCTTCAGGTCATTCAACCTGATTTTCAGTTCTTTGCATCACATGGGACATATTGGAGATGA